In Bosea vestrisii, the following are encoded in one genomic region:
- the uvrC gene encoding excinuclease ABC subunit UvrC produces the protein MQVMNRERQEPPEQELPDEDFKDEEDILPPPEAALDPGEAPPGALKAGIEVIADFAKHLPNRPGVYRMFDRAGEVLYVGKAKSLKNRVTAYARGMAHTNAVARMIAETANMEFVTTGTETEALLLESNLIKQLRPRYNVLLRDDKSFPYIFLSGDHPAPQIAKHRGSRQRKGDYFGPFASVWAVERTIDALQKAFLLRSCSDSYYENRTRPCLLFQIKRCSGPCTGEISHTDYQGLADQARAFLSGRSSAVKELLSKRMQAAAEELEFEKAARYRDRLAALSAVQAGQDINTQGVEEADVFAIDEQAGQFCVEIFFFRNKQNWGNRALFPRADKSLTPAEVLASVVTQFYDDKPPPRLVLLSHELAEADLIAQALCERAGRKVELATPKRGERRDLVAHAQKNAHEALARKLADSAGQQSLLNALGAAFSLEKAPRRVEVYDNSHIMGTNAVGGMIVAGRDGFMKSHYRTFNISSDTIAGDDFGMMREVLKRRFTRLAKESGAASALPNEGASPPPGGEGIGVGGEKPEQPASPASLPVDAIEVVLPALAERDAPTPSPPHKGEGLSPNRTSQSPKTPSPPVPTS, from the coding sequence ATGCAGGTCATGAATCGCGAACGCCAAGAGCCACCGGAGCAAGAGCTGCCGGACGAGGACTTCAAGGACGAGGAGGACATCCTTCCCCCGCCCGAGGCCGCGCTCGATCCCGGCGAGGCGCCTCCCGGCGCGCTCAAGGCCGGCATCGAGGTGATCGCCGATTTCGCCAAACACCTGCCGAACCGGCCCGGCGTCTACCGGATGTTCGATCGTGCCGGCGAGGTGCTTTACGTCGGCAAGGCCAAGAGCCTGAAGAACCGGGTGACCGCCTATGCGCGCGGCATGGCGCACACCAATGCGGTGGCGCGGATGATCGCCGAGACCGCGAACATGGAGTTCGTCACCACCGGCACCGAGACCGAGGCGCTGCTGCTCGAATCGAACCTGATCAAGCAGCTCAGGCCGCGCTACAACGTGCTGCTGCGCGACGACAAATCCTTCCCCTACATCTTCCTCTCGGGCGATCACCCAGCACCACAGATCGCCAAGCATCGCGGCTCGCGCCAGCGCAAGGGCGACTATTTCGGGCCGTTCGCCTCGGTCTGGGCGGTGGAGCGTACCATCGACGCGCTGCAGAAGGCCTTCCTGCTGCGCTCCTGCTCGGACAGCTATTACGAGAACCGCACGCGGCCCTGCCTGCTCTTCCAGATCAAGCGCTGCTCGGGGCCGTGCACCGGCGAGATCTCGCATACCGACTATCAGGGCCTCGCCGACCAGGCGCGCGCCTTCCTCTCCGGCCGTTCCTCGGCGGTGAAGGAACTGCTCTCCAAGCGCATGCAGGCGGCGGCCGAGGAACTCGAATTCGAGAAGGCGGCGCGCTATCGCGACCGGCTGGCGGCGCTCTCGGCCGTGCAGGCCGGGCAGGACATCAACACGCAAGGGGTCGAGGAGGCCGACGTCTTCGCCATCGACGAGCAGGCCGGGCAGTTCTGCGTCGAGATCTTCTTCTTCCGCAACAAGCAGAACTGGGGCAACCGCGCCCTCTTCCCGCGCGCCGACAAGAGCCTGACCCCGGCCGAGGTGCTGGCCTCGGTCGTCACCCAGTTCTACGACGACAAGCCGCCGCCGAGACTCGTCCTGCTCTCGCATGAACTGGCCGAGGCCGATCTCATCGCGCAGGCGCTCTGCGAACGTGCCGGCCGCAAGGTCGAGCTGGCGACGCCCAAGCGCGGCGAACGACGCGACCTTGTCGCCCATGCCCAGAAGAACGCGCATGAGGCGCTCGCCCGCAAGCTTGCCGACAGCGCCGGCCAACAGAGCCTGCTCAACGCGCTCGGAGCCGCGTTCAGTCTGGAAAAAGCGCCGCGCCGCGTCGAGGTCTACGACAACTCGCACATCATGGGCACCAACGCGGTCGGCGGCATGATCGTCGCCGGGCGGGACGGCTTCATGAAGAGCCACTACCGCACCTTCAACATCTCGTCCGACACCATCGCCGGCGACGATTTCGGCATGATGCGCGAGGTGCTGAAGCGACGGTTCACACGGCTGGCGAAGGAGAGCGGGGCAGCGTCAGCGCTTCCCAACGAAGGCGCTTCCCCTCCCCCTGGTGGGGAGGGGATAGGGGTGGGGGGCGAAAAGCCAGAGCAACCCGCCAGCCCTGCCAGCCTCCCGGTCGATGCCATCGAAGTCGTTCTGCCAGCGCTCGCCGAGCGGGACGCCCCCACCCCATCCCCTCCCCACAAGGGGGAGGGGTTGAGCCCGAACCGGACATCTCAGAGCCCGAAGACACCTTCCCCTCCCGTCCCGACCTCGTGA
- a CDS encoding helix-hairpin-helix domain-containing protein has product MIVDGGKGQFEAARKIMAECGMTDIALVAIAKGEDRNAMRETFFMVGKEPFKLPPRDPALFFIQRLRDEAHRFAIGTHRAKRKRDIKTNPLDEIPGIGPSRKRALLLHFGTVKAIQRAKLDDLMRTPGVNAATAKAVHAHFHEH; this is encoded by the coding sequence GTGATCGTCGACGGCGGCAAGGGCCAGTTCGAGGCTGCCCGCAAGATCATGGCCGAATGCGGCATGACCGACATCGCGCTCGTCGCCATCGCCAAGGGCGAGGACCGCAACGCCATGCGCGAGACCTTCTTCATGGTCGGCAAGGAGCCGTTCAAGCTGCCGCCGCGCGATCCCGCCCTGTTCTTCATCCAGCGCCTGCGCGACGAGGCCCACCGCTTCGCCATCGGCACGCATCGCGCCAAGCGCAAGCGCGACATCAAGACAAACCCGCTCGACGAGATTCCAGGCATCGGCCCGTCGCGCAAGCGGGCACTGCTGCTGCATTTCGGCACGGTGAAGGCCATCCAGCGCGCCAAGCTCGACGATCTGATGCGCACGCCCGGTGTCAATGCGGCCACCGCCAAGGCGGTCCATGCCCATTTCCACGAGCATTAG
- the pgsA gene encoding CDP-diacylglycerol--glycerol-3-phosphate 3-phosphatidyltransferase, which produces MTSLNEAIRRRGPWSLPNLLTYGRILAIPALVALLFWPWDAWARWTALGIYVVAAVTDYLDGWLARSWGQQSAIGRMLDPIADKLLVCALLLMLVHTETIKGWAIWAAIVILCREILVSGLREFLAELKVSVPVSKVAKYKTTAQLFALGFLVAGPAGDKVLPYNTQIGIVMLWIAALLTIYTGWDYLNSGIRHLVQEDERTS; this is translated from the coding sequence GTGACGAGTCTGAACGAAGCCATCCGCCGGCGCGGCCCCTGGTCCCTGCCGAATCTCCTGACCTACGGCCGGATCCTCGCGATTCCGGCGCTGGTCGCGCTGCTGTTTTGGCCCTGGGATGCCTGGGCGCGCTGGACGGCGCTGGGGATCTACGTCGTTGCCGCCGTCACCGATTATCTCGACGGCTGGCTCGCCCGCAGCTGGGGCCAGCAATCGGCGATCGGCCGCATGCTCGACCCGATCGCCGACAAGCTGCTGGTCTGCGCCCTCCTCCTGATGCTGGTCCACACCGAAACGATCAAGGGCTGGGCGATCTGGGCGGCGATCGTCATCCTCTGCCGCGAGATCCTGGTCTCGGGCCTGCGCGAATTCCTGGCCGAGCTCAAGGTCAGCGTGCCCGTCAGCAAGGTCGCCAAATACAAGACCACGGCGCAGTTGTTCGCGCTCGGCTTCCTCGTCGCCGGCCCCGCTGGCGACAAGGTCCTGCCCTACAACACCCAGATCGGCATCGTGATGCTGTGGATCGCGGCATTGCTGACGATCTACACCGGTTGGGATTATCTCAACTCCGGCATCCGCCACCTCGTCCAGGAAGACGAGCGCACGTCATGA
- the moaD gene encoding molybdopterin converting factor subunit 1, which yields MRLVYFAWVRERIGLTDETVMPPAGTTTIADLVRWLKTRGEGYELAFENEAIVRAAIDQTHAKPATSITGAREIAFFPPMTGG from the coding sequence CTGCGCCTGGTCTATTTCGCCTGGGTGCGCGAGCGTATCGGCCTCACCGATGAGACCGTCATGCCACCCGCCGGCACGACGACCATCGCCGACCTCGTCCGCTGGCTGAAGACGCGTGGCGAAGGCTATGAACTCGCCTTCGAGAACGAGGCGATCGTGCGCGCCGCGATCGACCAGACCCATGCCAAGCCAGCGACATCGATCACCGGCGCGCGCGAGATCGCCTTCTTCCCGCCGATGACCGGCGGCTGA
- a CDS encoding molybdenum cofactor biosynthesis protein MoaE, giving the protein MTPLVRIQREDFDIGAEIAALTRGNASIGAVVSFAGLCRDESGRLDALELEHYPGMAEAEIERVAAEAAKRWPLSGLVAIHRFGLIRPGEQIVLVIATSSHRREAFEAADFLMDYLKTRAPFWKREHLADGTLGGWVEAKADDDDSARRWETNR; this is encoded by the coding sequence ATGACGCCGCTCGTCCGCATCCAGCGCGAGGATTTCGACATCGGCGCCGAGATCGCAGCACTGACACGCGGCAACGCCAGTATCGGCGCCGTCGTCAGCTTCGCCGGATTGTGCCGCGATGAGAGCGGTCGCCTCGACGCGCTCGAACTCGAGCATTATCCGGGCATGGCGGAGGCCGAGATCGAGCGCGTCGCGGCAGAAGCCGCCAAGCGCTGGCCGCTTTCCGGCCTCGTCGCCATTCATCGCTTCGGGCTGATCCGGCCGGGCGAGCAGATCGTGTTGGTGATCGCGACCTCGAGCCATCGCCGCGAGGCGTTCGAAGCCGCCGACTTCCTGATGGACTATCTCAAGACCCGCGCCCCGTTCTGGAAGCGCGAGCACCTCGCCGACGGCACGCTCGGCGGCTGGGTCGAGGCCAAGGCGGACGACGACGATTCGGCGAGGCGCTGGGAGACGAATCGATGA
- a CDS encoding DUF1176 domain-containing protein, with the protein MISPRSLAGLCFALAASLAAGQASAGASKVFRDWVAGCDNLRKCTALSLPGEAADTVSYVRMARGGGPGDTATLSLQIRDTKLKKSFEARLTIDGAAFPTAGRTFGGTSSDGEVGEIDLPPQDGEALIAAARKGTKLDIAFDDKTFSLSLAGAVAALLWVDEQQGRLGTVTALIRKGDKPAASLPAAPTLPVVESRATASLPKLSEKDAKALPRELRAHLKRAAPDSCDEAEEGSENYDSAWPLGPRTHLVSLVCYRGAYNIGAGYWLVEQGKVASSRRIAFPTPSGKPQDDLVNSSYDPASGLMDFFSKGRGPADCGTSGIYAWNGRSFVLASWNEMSVCRGLPPDEWLNLFRSEHKAVK; encoded by the coding sequence ATGATATCGCCTCGCAGCCTTGCCGGCCTCTGCTTCGCGCTGGCTGCGAGCCTCGCTGCGGGTCAGGCGAGCGCGGGCGCGAGCAAGGTCTTTCGCGATTGGGTCGCCGGCTGCGACAATCTTCGCAAATGCACCGCGTTGTCCTTGCCGGGCGAAGCCGCCGACACGGTCTCCTATGTCCGAATGGCGCGCGGTGGCGGTCCCGGCGATACCGCGACGCTGTCCCTGCAGATCCGCGACACCAAGCTGAAAAAGTCCTTCGAGGCCCGGCTGACGATTGACGGAGCCGCTTTCCCCACAGCGGGGCGGACATTCGGCGGCACCTCGAGCGATGGTGAAGTTGGCGAGATCGACCTGCCGCCGCAGGATGGTGAGGCGCTGATCGCAGCCGCGCGCAAGGGCACGAAACTCGACATCGCCTTCGACGACAAGACATTCTCCCTCTCGCTCGCCGGCGCGGTTGCGGCATTGCTCTGGGTCGACGAGCAGCAAGGCCGGCTCGGCACGGTGACGGCGCTGATCCGGAAAGGCGACAAGCCGGCAGCTTCGCTGCCGGCTGCGCCGACCTTGCCGGTCGTGGAATCGCGGGCGACTGCCAGCCTGCCCAAGCTGAGCGAAAAGGACGCCAAGGCACTGCCACGCGAGCTGCGCGCCCATCTCAAGCGCGCCGCGCCGGACAGTTGCGATGAAGCGGAAGAGGGCTCCGAGAATTACGACAGCGCCTGGCCACTGGGTCCGCGCACCCACCTTGTCAGCCTGGTCTGCTATCGCGGCGCCTACAATATCGGTGCCGGCTACTGGCTGGTCGAGCAGGGCAAGGTGGCGAGCTCACGTCGCATCGCCTTCCCGACGCCGTCGGGCAAGCCGCAGGATGATCTGGTCAACAGCAGCTACGACCCAGCTTCGGGCCTGATGGACTTCTTCAGCAAAGGCCGGGGCCCCGCCGATTGCGGCACGTCAGGCATCTATGCCTGGAACGGCCGCAGCTTCGTCCTGGCGAGCTGGAACGAGATGAGCGTCTGCCGCGGGCTGCCACCCGACGAGTGGCTCAACCTGTTCCGCAGCGAGCACAAAGCGGTGAAATGA
- a CDS encoding branched-chain amino acid aminotransferase: MSVIPFDQRDGVIWFDGKLVPWKEAKVHVLTHGLHYGSCVFEGERSYDGVIYKCTEHSQRFHKSAEIMDFTIPYSVAELDAAKYLCLKENGLKDAYLRPVAWRGSEMMAVSGMNNTIHTAIAVWEWPSMFDMAQKLKGVRLDLAEYRRPDPACAPVHAKAAGLYMICSLSKHKAERGGYADAMMLDWEGNVAECTGANIFFIKDGVVHTPQADRFLNGITRQSVVDLCRKRGFEVVERRIRPEELEGFSECFITGSAAEVTLVSEIGPYKFITGNMGKVIMEDYSDEVRQKSKVAA, translated from the coding sequence ATGTCTGTCATTCCTTTCGACCAGCGCGACGGCGTCATCTGGTTCGACGGCAAGCTCGTGCCGTGGAAGGAGGCCAAGGTGCACGTACTCACCCACGGCCTGCACTACGGTTCCTGCGTCTTCGAGGGCGAGCGCTCCTATGACGGCGTGATCTACAAGTGCACCGAGCATTCGCAGCGCTTCCACAAGTCGGCCGAGATCATGGATTTCACGATCCCGTATTCGGTGGCCGAGCTCGATGCCGCCAAGTATCTCTGCCTGAAGGAGAACGGCCTCAAGGACGCTTATCTGCGCCCGGTCGCCTGGCGCGGCTCGGAGATGATGGCGGTCTCGGGCATGAACAACACGATCCACACGGCGATCGCGGTGTGGGAGTGGCCGAGCATGTTCGACATGGCCCAGAAGCTGAAGGGCGTGCGCCTCGACCTCGCCGAATATCGCCGGCCCGACCCGGCCTGCGCGCCGGTCCATGCCAAGGCGGCGGGTCTCTACATGATCTGCTCGCTGTCCAAGCATAAGGCGGAGCGCGGCGGCTATGCCGACGCGATGATGCTCGACTGGGAAGGCAATGTCGCCGAATGCACCGGCGCCAACATCTTCTTCATCAAGGACGGCGTCGTTCATACTCCGCAGGCCGATCGCTTCCTGAACGGCATCACCCGCCAGTCGGTGGTCGATCTCTGCCGGAAGCGCGGCTTCGAGGTGGTCGAGCGCCGGATTCGGCCGGAGGAGCTCGAAGGCTTCAGCGAGTGCTTCATCACCGGCTCGGCTGCCGAGGTGACGCTCGTTTCCGAGATCGGGCCCTACAAGTTCATCACCGGCAATATGGGCAAGGTGATCATGGAGGACTATTCGGACGAGGTCCGGCAGAAGTCCAAGGTCGCGGCCTGA
- a CDS encoding MarR family winged helix-turn-helix transcriptional regulator, whose amino-acid sequence MTLSTPVLHPAPAAPPEAAHTDVPYDLIELFFFAYRDFVGDPDRILADYGFGRAHHRVLHFVQRRPGLTIAELLDILQITKQSLNRVLKELVETGFVESRTGTQDKRQRNLHATTAGRELAIRLAQLQAKRINSALTLVGPEANEVIARYLAALIDPSERPKVQDLLAGPR is encoded by the coding sequence ATGACGTTGAGCACCCCCGTATTGCATCCAGCGCCTGCCGCCCCGCCCGAGGCGGCGCATACCGACGTGCCCTACGATCTGATCGAGCTCTTCTTCTTCGCCTATCGTGACTTCGTCGGCGACCCCGACCGTATCCTCGCCGATTACGGCTTCGGCCGCGCCCATCACCGCGTGCTGCACTTCGTCCAGCGCCGGCCGGGGCTGACCATCGCCGAGCTGCTCGACATCCTGCAGATCACCAAGCAGAGCCTGAACCGGGTGCTGAAGGAGCTGGTCGAGACCGGCTTCGTCGAGTCGCGCACAGGTACGCAGGACAAGCGCCAGCGCAATCTCCACGCCACAACCGCCGGCCGCGAACTCGCCATCAGGCTGGCGCAGCTGCAAGCAAAGCGCATCAACAGCGCGCTCACCCTCGTCGGGCCCGAAGCGAATGAGGTCATCGCGCGTTATCTGGCGGCCTTGATCGACCCATCCGAGCGCCCGAAGGTGCAGGACCTGCTCGCCGGGCCAAGGTAA
- a CDS encoding response regulator, producing MAASVLKPVPDDAPHVLVVDDDRRLRDLLARFLGDHGYRVTTAANAADADSRLGRLVFDAMVLDVMMPGENGFDFARRLRQSSQVPILMLTARADPNDRINGLEIGVDDYLAKPFEPRELILRLGNVLKRNAQPEAPAAPMRPDYVRFGPFVFGLARGELRQGEESIRLTEREREILTALAERAGEHVPREQLANQGSAANDRTIDVQINRLRRKIERDPADPLYLQTVRGIGYRLVVDRT from the coding sequence ATGGCGGCCAGCGTGCTCAAGCCAGTGCCAGACGACGCCCCGCATGTTCTGGTGGTCGACGATGACCGCCGTCTGCGCGATCTCCTGGCGCGCTTCCTCGGCGACCATGGCTACCGCGTCACCACCGCAGCCAACGCGGCTGACGCCGATTCCCGGCTGGGCCGTCTCGTCTTCGACGCGATGGTGCTCGATGTGATGATGCCCGGCGAGAATGGTTTCGACTTCGCCCGCCGCCTGCGCCAGAGCTCGCAGGTGCCGATCCTGATGCTGACCGCCCGGGCCGACCCGAACGACCGCATCAACGGCCTGGAGATCGGCGTCGACGACTACCTCGCCAAGCCGTTCGAGCCACGCGAGCTGATCCTGCGCCTCGGCAATGTCCTGAAGCGCAACGCCCAGCCCGAGGCGCCCGCTGCGCCGATGCGGCCCGACTATGTCCGCTTCGGCCCCTTCGTCTTCGGCCTTGCCCGCGGCGAATTGCGCCAGGGCGAGGAATCGATCCGCCTGACCGAGCGCGAACGCGAAATCCTGACCGCACTGGCCGAGCGCGCCGGCGAGCATGTCCCGCGCGAACAGCTCGCCAACCAGGGCTCCGCCGCCAACGACCGCACCATCGACGTGCAGATCAACCGCTTACGTCGCAAGATCGAGCGTGATCCAGCCGATCCCCTCTATCTCCAGACCGTGCGCGGCATCGGCTACCGCCTCGTCGTCGACAGGACCTGA
- a CDS encoding ATP-binding protein yields the protein MADASFRRRLVPLVARAAAGLQAIWNRAASTLSTVLKPLRRLPDRSLRPIARIMPKGLYPRALVIVIAPVVLLQSVVAYVFMERHWQTVTQRLSSAVASEISTLIDVYESYPQDNEATILGRIAEDRLGMDVEILPDTDLPAPGPRPFFSLLDSALSAELAQQVKRPFWLDTVGRSSLIEIRIKLGKDVMRVLTRRSQAYASNSHIFLLWMIGTSLILLTIAVLFLRNQIRPILRLADAAEAFGKGRDAEFRPRGASEVRRAGNAFIEMKRRVERSIGERTMMLNGVSHDLRTILTRFKLSLALLERSPDLEALEKDVDEMSRMLEDYLAFARGDAGEAPVEADIRALLEALKADAERQGHQTELTVIGDPLVVVRPDAIRRLLTNLVSNAARFGDRIAIRATHDARYLIVMVDDDGPGIASELREDVFKPFFRIDEARNVDGGGTGLGLAIARNIARSHGGDIILGESPLGGLRATVRLPV from the coding sequence ATGGCGGATGCTTCGTTCCGGCGTCGCCTCGTTCCGCTCGTCGCAAGGGCGGCGGCCGGACTGCAGGCCATCTGGAACAGGGCCGCGTCAACGCTTTCCACCGTGCTCAAGCCGCTGCGACGCCTGCCTGACCGGTCGCTGCGCCCGATCGCGCGCATCATGCCGAAGGGGCTCTATCCGCGCGCGCTCGTTATCGTCATCGCACCGGTCGTGCTGCTTCAGTCAGTCGTTGCCTATGTCTTCATGGAGCGGCACTGGCAGACGGTGACGCAGCGTCTGTCGTCGGCGGTCGCCTCCGAGATCTCAACCCTCATCGACGTCTATGAGAGCTACCCGCAGGATAACGAGGCGACGATTCTCGGCCGCATCGCCGAGGATCGGCTCGGCATGGATGTCGAGATCCTACCCGACACCGACCTGCCGGCGCCCGGCCCCCGCCCCTTCTTCTCCCTGCTCGACAGCGCGCTCTCGGCCGAACTCGCCCAGCAGGTCAAGCGCCCGTTCTGGCTCGATACGGTCGGCCGCTCCAGCCTGATCGAGATCCGCATCAAGCTCGGCAAGGACGTGATGCGGGTACTGACCCGCCGCAGCCAGGCCTATGCTTCGAACAGCCACATCTTCCTGCTCTGGATGATCGGCACCTCGCTGATCCTGCTGACCATCGCGGTGCTGTTCCTGCGCAACCAGATCCGCCCGATCCTGCGCCTCGCCGATGCCGCCGAGGCTTTCGGCAAGGGCCGCGACGCCGAGTTCCGACCGCGGGGCGCGAGCGAGGTCCGCCGCGCCGGCAACGCCTTCATCGAGATGAAGCGCCGCGTCGAGCGCTCGATCGGCGAGCGCACCATGATGCTGAACGGCGTCAGCCACGACCTGCGCACCATTCTGACCCGCTTCAAGCTCTCCCTTGCGCTTCTTGAAAGGTCTCCCGACCTCGAGGCACTGGAGAAGGACGTCGATGAGATGAGCCGCATGCTCGAGGACTATCTCGCCTTCGCCCGTGGCGATGCCGGCGAGGCGCCGGTCGAGGCCGACATCCGCGCTCTGCTCGAAGCCCTCAAAGCCGATGCAGAGCGGCAGGGCCACCAGACCGAGCTCACCGTCATCGGCGACCCGCTGGTCGTGGTCCGGCCGGACGCGATCCGGCGCCTGCTCACCAATCTGGTCTCGAATGCCGCGCGCTTCGGCGACCGCATCGCCATCCGCGCTACCCATGACGCGCGCTACCTGATCGTCATGGTCGACGATGACGGCCCCGGCATCGCGTCGGAGCTGCGCGAGGACGTGTTCAAGCCGTTCTTCCGGATCGACGAGGCGCGCAATGTCGATGGCGGGGGCACGGGCCTGGGCCTCGCCATCGCCCGCAACATCGCCCGCTCGCATGGCGGCGACATCATCCTCGGCGAGTCACCGCTGGGCGGCCTGCGCGCGACCGTCAGGCTGCCGGTCTAA
- a CDS encoding DUF1127 domain-containing protein: MSARIATENLSFSATQHAAHGLAGLFLRFEDWLTQRASARTLYRMDDQALSDIALSRSDVERVNDTARKALWRH, encoded by the coding sequence ATGTCGGCCAGGATCGCCACAGAAAATCTTTCGTTCTCCGCGACGCAGCATGCTGCGCACGGGCTCGCCGGGCTGTTCCTTCGCTTCGAGGACTGGCTCACCCAGCGCGCCAGCGCGAGGACGCTTTACCGCATGGACGACCAGGCGCTCTCCGATATCGCCCTGTCGCGCAGCGACGTTGAGCGGGTGAACGATACGGCTCGCAAGGCTCTGTGGCGCCACTGA
- a CDS encoding LysR substrate-binding domain-containing protein, producing the protein MLRSAMGGGAYAGLRSELLMTETFFPVCNAALLNDPERPLRQPSDLRHHTLLHELAEGIPEYVTWRQWLAFAGVDDIDAEHGPRFSHTFLALQAASSGQGVALATSALIGDYLEAGRLVRPFPQQLPGASQYYVVCPEAVAERPAIAAFRSWIHDEAAKHATLR; encoded by the coding sequence ATGTTGCGGTCCGCTATGGGCGGGGGCGCCTATGCCGGCCTGCGCTCGGAACTCCTGATGACGGAGACGTTCTTCCCGGTCTGCAATGCCGCGCTCCTCAACGATCCGGAGCGGCCGCTGCGCCAACCTTCAGACCTGCGCCATCACACCTTGCTGCACGAGCTCGCCGAAGGCATCCCGGAATACGTGACCTGGCGACAATGGCTCGCCTTCGCCGGCGTCGACGACATCGATGCGGAACATGGCCCGCGATTCTCGCACACCTTCCTCGCCTTGCAGGCCGCCTCCTCCGGCCAGGGCGTCGCCTTGGCGACCAGCGCCCTGATCGGCGACTATCTCGAAGCCGGGCGCCTGGTCCGTCCCTTCCCACAGCAGCTGCCTGGCGCCTCCCAATACTATGTCGTCTGCCCCGAGGCGGTGGCGGAGCGGCCCGCGATCGCAGCCTTCCGCAGCTGGATCCACGACGAGGCGGCCAAGCACGCGACTTTGCGCTGA
- a CDS encoding alpha/beta hydrolase, which produces MMRQLLLAALLALVPGLASAEEVVDLGGFFGGGKALLNKPAGKARAGVVLLTGGDGYIGIGGDGSVERSGNWIVRTRAAYARSGIASITLDGGADPNKAIELMRTIAPRVVVVAMSRGALKVPGTLSTRPDGIVFASAMLDAAKPSLGDPAGLPPTLIIQHRQDSCRLTLPESAIAFQQWTGNRARLLWIDGGSSSGDPCQARAYHGFIGREGAVVSAITGFVGSLR; this is translated from the coding sequence ATGATGAGACAATTGCTGCTCGCGGCGCTGTTGGCGCTGGTCCCTGGCCTTGCTTCAGCAGAGGAAGTTGTCGATCTCGGCGGCTTTTTCGGTGGCGGCAAGGCGCTGCTCAACAAGCCTGCCGGCAAGGCGCGGGCCGGGGTCGTGCTGCTGACCGGTGGCGACGGCTATATCGGCATCGGTGGCGACGGCAGCGTCGAGCGCAGCGGCAACTGGATCGTCCGCACCCGCGCCGCCTATGCCAGGAGCGGCATCGCCAGCATCACGCTCGATGGCGGCGCCGATCCGAACAAGGCGATCGAATTGATGCGCACCATCGCGCCCCGCGTCGTCGTGGTCGCGATGAGCCGCGGCGCGCTGAAAGTGCCGGGCACGCTTTCGACCCGGCCCGATGGAATCGTCTTCGCCTCAGCCATGCTCGATGCCGCCAAGCCTTCGCTCGGCGATCCCGCCGGCCTGCCGCCGACACTGATCATCCAGCATCGCCAGGACAGCTGCCGCTTGACGCTGCCGGAGTCCGCTATCGCCTTCCAGCAATGGACCGGCAATCGCGCCCGCCTGCTCTGGATCGACGGCGGCAGCTCGTCCGGCGACCCTTGCCAGGCGCGCGCCTATCACGGCTTCATCGGCCGTGAAGGCGCCGTCGTCTCGGCGATCACCGGCTTCGTCGGCTCGCTGCGCTGA